The Bubalus bubalis isolate 160015118507 breed Murrah chromosome 1, NDDB_SH_1, whole genome shotgun sequence genome includes a region encoding these proteins:
- the LOC123335075 gene encoding keratin-associated protein 10-11-like, translating to MLTHSLTHSHTLTSSPSSSPTTSTMASSALSVCSSDLSYGSRVCLPGSCDSRTGSSWQVDHCPESCCEPPCCAPSCCAPAPRLTLLCAPVSCESSPCCQPACSSSCLASSCQQSSCQPSCCTSSPCQQACSEPVCCRPVCCTPLSCRPVCCTPVCCRPVCCTPLSCRPVCCTPVCCRPVCCTPVCCRPVCCEASPCSTSSCCQQSSCQPSCCTSSPCQQACSEPVCCTPVCCRGVCCRPVCCTPVCCRPVCCEASPCSAPSSCCRPSTSVSLLCRPVCRPACCVPKSSCQPNCCSLASSVSLLCRPTCSRPACCIPTSAPEPCC from the coding sequence ATgctcacacactcactcactcactcacacacactcacatcctcaccctcctccagccccaccacctccaccatggcttcctctgccttgtctgtCTGCTCCAGTGACCTGAGCTACGGCAGCCGGGTCTGCCTGCCCGGGTCCTGTGACTCCCGCACCGGCTCCTCCTGGCAGGTGGACCACTGTCCAGAGAGCTGCTGCGAGCCCCCCTGCTGTGCCCCCAGCTGCTGCGCCCCGGCCCCCCGCCTGACCCTCCTCTGCGCCCCAGTGAGCTGCGAGTCCAGCCCCTGCTGCCAGCCAGCCTGCAGCAGCTCCTGCCTGGCCTCGTCCTGCCAGCAGTCTAGCTGCCAGCCCTCCTGCTGCACCTCCTCCCCCTGCCAGCAGGCCTGCTCTGAGCCCGTCTGCTGCAGGCCCGTCTGCTGCACACCTCTCTCCTGCAGGCCCGTCTGCTGCACCCCTGTCTGCTGCAGGCCCGTCTGCTGCACACCTCTCTCCTGCAGGCCCGTCTGCTGCACACCTGTCTGCTGCAGGCCCGTCTGCTGCACACCTGTCTGCTGCAGGCCGGTCTGCTGTGAGGCCTCCCCCTGTTCTACCTCCTCATGTTGCCAGCAGTCAAGCTGCCAGCCCTCCTGCTGCACCTCCTCCCCCTGCCAGCAGGCCTGCAGTGAGCCCGTCTGCTGCACCCCTGTCTGCTGCAGGGGCGTCTGCTGCAGGCCTGTCTGCTGCACACCTGTCTGCTGCAGGCCCGTGTGCTGTGAGGCCTCCCCCTGCTCAGCCCCCTCATCCTGCTGCAGACCCTCCACCTCTGTGTCCCTCCTCTGCCGCCCCGTGTGCCGCCCTGCATGCTGTGTGCCCAAGTCCTCCTGCCAGCCCAACTGTTGCAGCCTGGCCTCCTCCGTGTCCCTCCTCTGCAGGCCCACATGCTCCCGCCCGGCCTGCTGCATCCCAACCTCGGCCCCGGAGCCCTGCTGCTGA
- the LOC102408868 gene encoding keratin-associated protein 10-8-like translates to MAASTLSVCSSDLSYDCPESCCEPPCCAPSCCAPAPRLTLLCAPVSCESRPCCQPSCCTSSPCQQACCEPVCCTPVCCTPVCCTPVCCEASPCSTSPCCQLPSCQSSCCTSSPCQQACCEPICCRPVCCTPVCCRPVCCRPVCCTPVCCRPVCCEASPCSAPSSCCRPSTSVSLLCRPMCRPACCVPRSSCQPSCCRPASSVSLLCRPTCSRPACCIPTSAPEPCF, encoded by the coding sequence atggCAGCCTCCACCCTGTCCGTCTGCTCCAGCGACCTGAGCTATGACTGCCCAGAGAGCTGCTGCGAGCCCCCCTGCTGTGCCCCCAGCTGCTGTGCCCCGGCCCCCCGCCTGACCCTCCTCTGCGCCCCAGTGAGCTGTGAGTCCAGGCCCTGCTGCCAGCCCTCCTGCTgcacctcctctccctgccagCAGGCCTGCTGTGAGCCTGTCTGCTGCACACCTGTCTGCTGCACGCCTGTCTGCTGCACGCCTGTCTGCTGTGAGGCTTCCCCATGTTCAACCTCCCCATGTTGCCAGCTGCCTAGCTGCCAGTCCTCCTGTTGTACCTCCTCGCCGTGCCAGCAGGCCTGCTGCGAGCCCATCTGCTGCAGGCCTGTCTGCTGCACCCCTGTCTGCTGCAGGCCTGTCTGCTGCAGGCCTGTCTGCTGCACACCTGTCTGCTGCAGGCCCGTGTGCTGTGAGGCCTCCCCCTGCTCAGCCCCCTCATCCTGCTGCAGACCCTCCACCTCTGTGTCCCTCCTCTGCCGCCCCATGTGCCGCCCCGCCTGCTGTGTGCCCAGGTCCTCCTGCCAGCCCAGCTGCTGCCGCCCGGCCTCCTCCGTGTCCCTCCTCTGCAGGCCCACATGCTCCCGCCCGGCCTGCTGCATCCCAACCTCGGCCCCAGAGCCCTGCTTCTGA
- the LOC123335085 gene encoding keratin-associated protein 10-8-like — MAASTLSVCSSDLSYDCPESCCEPPCCAPSCCAPAPRLTLLCAPVSCESSPCCQPGCSSSCLASSCQQSSCQPSCCTSSPCPQACCKPVCCKPVCYRPVCCRPVCCTPVCCRPVCCTPVCCRPVCCTPLCCRPVCCESSPCSAALCCQPNPCSSVSCRPSSSLSLLCRPVCRPACCVPTSSCQPSCCRPASCVSLLCRPACSCPACCVPASAPEPCC; from the coding sequence atggCAGCCTCCACCCTGTCCGTCTGCTCCAGCGACCTGAGCTATGACTGCCCAGAGAGCTGCTGCGAGCCCCCCTGCTGTGCCCCCAGCTGCTGTGCCCCGGCCCCCCGCCTGACCCTCCTCTGCGCCCCAGTGAGCTGCGAGTCCAGCCCCTGCTGCCAGCCAGGCTGCAGCAGCTCCTGCCTGGCCTCGTCCTGCCAGCAGTCTAGCTGCCAGCCCTCCTGCTgcacctcctccccctgcccgcAGGCCTGCTGTAAGCCCGTCTGCTGCAAGCCTGTCTGCTACAGGCCTGTCTGCTGCAGGCCCGTCTGCTGCACACCTGTCTGCTGCAGGCCTGTCTGCTGCACCCCTGTCTGCTGCAGGCCCGTCTGCTGCACACCTCTCTGCTGCAGGCCCGTGTGCTGTGAGTCCTCCCCCTGCTCAGCCGCCTTGTGCTGCCAGCCCAACCCCTGCTCCTCGGTTAGTTGCAgaccctcctcctccctgtccctTCTCTGCCGTCCTGTGTGCCGCCCCGCCTGCTGTGTGCCCACCTCCTCCTGCCAGCCCAGCTGCTGTCGCCCGGCCTCCTGTGTATCCCTGCTCTGTCGGCCCGCGTGCTCCTGCCCTGCTTGCTGCGTCCCAGCCTCAGCCCCAGAGCCCTGTTGCTGA
- the LOC123335076 gene encoding keratin-associated protein 10-7-like: MLTHSLTHSHTLTSAPSSSPTASTMASSALSVCSSDLSYSSRVCLPGSCDSRTVSSWQVDDCPESCCEPPCCAPSCCAPAPRLTLLCAPGSCESSPCCQPGCSSSCLASSCPQSSCQPSCCTSSPCQQACCEPVCCKPVCCTPLCCRPVCCTPVCCRPVCCTPVCCEASPCSTSSCCKQSSCQSSCCTSSPCQQDCCEPVCCRPVCCTPVCCRPVCCTPVCCRPVCCTPLCCRPVCCESSPCSAALCCQPNPCSSVSCRPSSSLSLICRPVCRPACCVPTSSCQPSCCRPASCVSLLCRPACSRPACCVPTSAPEPCC, encoded by the coding sequence ATgctcacacactcactcactcactcacacacactcacatccgcaccctcctccagccccaccgcCTCCACCATGGCTTCCTCTGCCCTGTCTGTCTGCTCCAGTGACCTGAGCTACAGCAGCCGGGTCTGCCTGCCCGGGTCCTGTGACTCCCGCACCGTCTCCTCCTGGCAGGTGGACGACTGTCCAGAGAGCTGCTGCGAGCCCCCCTGCTGTGCCCCCAGCTGCTGCGCCCCGGCCCCCCGCCTGACCCTCCTCTGCGCCCCAGGGAGCTGCGAGTCCAGCCCCTGCTGCCAGCCAGGCTGCAGCAGCTCCTGCCTGGCCTCATCCTGCCCGCAGTCTAGCTGCCAGCCCTCCTGCTGCACCTCCTCCCCCTGCCAGCAGGCCTGCTGTGAGCCCGTCTGCTGCAAGCCTGTCTGCTGCACACCTCTCTGCTGCAGGCCTGTCTGCTGCACCCCTGTCTGCTGCAGGCCCGTCTGCTGCACACCTGTCTGCTGTGAGGCCTCCCCCTGTTCTACTTCCTCATGTTGCAAGCAGTCTAGCTGCCAGTCCTCCTGCTGCACCTCCTCCCCCTGCCAGCAAGACTGCTGTGAGCCTGTCTGCTGCAGGCCTGTCTGCTGCACACCTGTCTGCTGCAGGCCTGTCTGCTGCACCCCTGTCTGCTGCAGGCCCGTCTGCTGCACACCTCTCTGCTGCAGGCCCGTGTGCTGTGAGTCCTCCCCCTGCTCAGCCGCCTTGTGCTGCCAGCCCAACCCCTGCTCCTCGGTTAGTTGCAgaccctcctcctccctgtcccttaTCTGCCGTCCTGTGTGCCGCCCCGCCTGCTGTGTGCCCACCTCCTCCTGCCAGCCCAGCTGCTGTCGCCCGGCCTCCTGTGTATCCCTGCTCTGTCGGCCCGCGTGCTCCCGCCCTGCTTGCTGCGTCCCAACCTCAGCCCCAGAGCCCTGTTGCTGA